Proteins from a single region of Alphaproteobacteria bacterium:
- a CDS encoding DNA polymerase Y family protein — protein MALSAARALVPGLRVHPADPAGDLDLLARFADGCGRYSPWVSLEGEGEGKTAAGGSEDAAGYLAPYLAPYLTPGIWLDITGVAGLFGGEEALGLEIIRRFGVAGFACRAAIADSAGAAWAISRFGAEEIAIIPPGGVRRALAPLPVRALRLPPAIADGLARMGLRRIGELYSIARAPLANRFGPLLNMRIDQALARRDESITPRRPVAPFRSRLAFAEPIAMASDIAGATAQLVADLVRRLGQEGRGLRQVDLAFYRVDNKAQHITVGTGRASRDGAHLLDLLRMHLERVTPGFGIEVMVLSAVETEKLAPAQLDFGTRNSPRPDRPGTGECDALVDRLANRLGRNRVAALRERESHIPERAEIAIPAHGSMSRTAKKSGVPPGGAGQPRPLRLFARPEAIEAVAPIPDGPPALIRWRGTTHRIRAAEGPERIAPEWWRADGADTAALRDYYRVEDTAGRRFWVYRNGVYGDDCAAHPGGGPRWYLHGVFG, from the coding sequence ATGGCGCTAAGCGCCGCCCGCGCGCTTGTCCCCGGTCTCCGGGTGCATCCGGCCGATCCGGCAGGCGATCTCGATCTGCTGGCGCGCTTTGCCGATGGTTGCGGACGGTATTCGCCCTGGGTCTCGCTGGAGGGCGAGGGGGAAGGGAAAACAGCGGCGGGAGGAAGCGAGGATGCGGCCGGATATCTCGCGCCTTATCTTGCGCCTTATCTGACACCGGGAATCTGGCTCGATATCACGGGTGTGGCCGGCCTGTTCGGCGGCGAGGAGGCGCTCGGCCTCGAGATCATTCGCCGTTTCGGCGTGGCCGGCTTCGCCTGTCGCGCGGCCATTGCCGATTCTGCCGGGGCCGCCTGGGCGATATCGCGATTCGGTGCGGAAGAAATCGCAATCATCCCCCCCGGCGGTGTTCGACGCGCCCTGGCACCGTTGCCCGTGCGGGCGCTCCGCCTGCCGCCAGCGATCGCCGACGGGCTCGCCCGGATGGGATTGCGCCGCATCGGGGAGCTGTATTCCATTGCCCGCGCGCCCCTCGCCAACCGTTTCGGCCCTCTTCTCAATATGCGGATCGATCAGGCTCTCGCCCGTCGGGACGAGTCCATCACGCCGCGCCGGCCCGTCGCCCCCTTTCGCAGTCGCCTTGCCTTTGCCGAGCCGATCGCGATGGCGTCGGATATCGCGGGAGCAACGGCGCAACTCGTGGCGGATCTCGTCCGACGTCTCGGGCAGGAAGGGCGCGGATTGCGCCAGGTGGATTTGGCCTTTTACCGTGTCGACAACAAGGCGCAGCACATCACTGTCGGCACCGGACGGGCCAGCCGTGACGGGGCGCATCTGCTGGATCTGCTGCGCATGCATCTGGAGCGCGTGACGCCCGGCTTCGGGATCGAGGTGATGGTTCTGTCCGCCGTCGAAACGGAAAAGCTGGCACCGGCGCAGCTCGATTTCGGGACAAGAAACAGCCCGCGTCCGGATCGCCCCGGGACGGGCGAATGCGACGCTCTGGTGGACCGGCTGGCCAACCGGCTCGGGCGCAACCGGGTGGCGGCGCTGAGGGAGCGGGAAAGCCATATTCCCGAGCGGGCGGAAATCGCTATCCCCGCCCATGGCTCCATGTCCAGGACCGCGAAAAAAAGCGGTGTGCCGCCCGGCGGGGCGGGGCAGCCGCGTCCCCTGCGCCTTTTCGCCCGCCCCGAAGCCATCGAGGCGGTGGCCCCCATCCCCGACGGCCCGCCCGCCCTGATCCGGTGGCGCGGCACCACGCACCGCATTCGCGCGGCCGAGGGGCCGGAACGCATCGCTCCCGAGTGGTGGCGGGCGGACGGCGCGGACACGGCGGCGCTGCGAGATTATTACCGGGTCGAGGACACGGCCGGCCGGCGCTTCTGGGTCTATCGCAACGGCGTGTATGGTGACGATTGCGCCGCGCATCCCGGGGGCGGACCGCGCTGGTATCTCCACGGCGTCTTTGGCTAG
- a CDS encoding thiazole synthase yields the protein MSTSTSAETRPTDGLVIAGKRFSSRLFIGTARYPNMQVMLDAIDASGAEVVTVAMRRVGVAGDGEGFFDLLGERFHLLPNTAGCYTAKDAVLTAKLAREALGTDWIKLEVIGDDETLFPDVEHLLTAAEELVNDGFIVLPYCNDDPVTARKLEDIGCAAVMPLGAPIGSGMGLRNPYNIRIIREQVRVPVIVDAGVGTASDAALAMELGCDGVLLNSAVALARDPVRMAAAMKAGVEAGRLAYEAGRMPRRRYASASTSDAGLIAPLDGETA from the coding sequence ATGTCCACTTCCACTTCCGCCGAGACTCGTCCGACCGATGGCCTCGTTATCGCGGGCAAGCGCTTTTCGTCGCGCCTCTTTATCGGCACGGCGCGCTATCCCAACATGCAGGTGATGTTGGATGCGATTGATGCCAGCGGCGCCGAGGTCGTGACCGTCGCCATGCGCCGGGTGGGTGTGGCCGGCGATGGCGAGGGGTTTTTCGACCTGCTGGGCGAGCGGTTCCATCTTTTGCCGAATACCGCCGGCTGTTACACGGCGAAGGATGCCGTGCTGACCGCCAAGCTCGCGCGCGAGGCGCTCGGCACCGACTGGATCAAGCTTGAGGTGATCGGCGACGACGAGACGCTCTTTCCGGATGTCGAGCACCTGCTGACCGCAGCGGAGGAACTCGTGAATGACGGGTTTATCGTTCTGCCTTATTGCAACGACGATCCCGTGACAGCCCGCAAGCTCGAGGATATCGGCTGCGCCGCGGTCATGCCGCTGGGCGCGCCCATCGGGTCGGGGATGGGGCTGCGCAATCCCTACAATATCCGGATTATCCGCGAGCAGGTACGCGTGCCGGTGATTGTCGATGCCGGGGTGGGGACGGCTTCGGACGCGGCCCTCGCCATGGAACTCGGCTGCGACGGGGTGCTGCTCAATTCCGCCGTCGCGCTCGCCCGTGATCCGGTACGCATGGCGGCTGCCATGAAGGCGGGGGTGGAAGCGGGCCGGCTTGCCTACGAGGCAGGCCGCATGCCCCGGCGCCGCTACGCGAGCGCTTCCACCAGCGACGCCGGACTTATCGCTCCCCTTGACGGAGAAACCGCCTAG
- a CDS encoding enoyl-CoA hydratase-related protein codes for MSDVLVERDGPIRTVVLNRPDRMNALSQAMWGELGRVVAEINADDSCRCIVFRGQGRKAFAAGADITEFPEIRRNAEEARAYNKPLTAAIEAIEACPHPAVAMIHGPCMGSALAIAARCDLRLAGAGARFGARISRLGSTMPVAEMRALVDLVGPTGASEILIEGRILDADDALRLGIVNRVVDDDALEAETGATVARILEGAPLVNRMHKKLLRRLRDHTPLGREDEKLGYVLCDTADYRTGISAFVAKTKPDFKGE; via the coding sequence GTGTCCGATGTTCTGGTGGAACGTGACGGCCCGATCCGGACAGTCGTCCTCAACCGTCCGGATCGCATGAACGCCCTCAGCCAGGCCATGTGGGGTGAACTGGGCCGCGTCGTGGCGGAGATCAACGCCGACGATAGCTGCCGCTGCATCGTGTTTCGCGGCCAGGGTCGAAAAGCCTTCGCTGCCGGCGCCGATATTACGGAATTTCCCGAGATCCGCCGCAATGCCGAGGAGGCGCGCGCCTATAACAAGCCGCTTACGGCCGCGATCGAGGCGATCGAGGCATGTCCCCATCCGGCGGTGGCCATGATCCACGGTCCTTGCATGGGCAGCGCACTGGCCATCGCGGCGCGGTGCGATTTGCGCCTCGCGGGGGCGGGGGCGCGTTTTGGCGCCCGGATCAGCCGGCTCGGTTCCACCATGCCGGTGGCGGAAATGCGTGCCCTCGTCGATCTCGTCGGCCCGACCGGCGCCAGCGAAATTCTGATCGAAGGCCGGATTCTGGATGCCGACGACGCGCTGCGCCTGGGAATTGTCAATCGTGTGGTGGACGATGACGCGCTCGAGGCCGAGACAGGCGCCACGGTCGCGCGCATTCTCGAGGGCGCGCCACTCGTCAATCGCATGCACAAAAAGCTGCTCCGGCGGTTGCGCGATCACACCCCCCTCGGCCGGGAGGACGAAAAGCTCGGCTATGTGCTGTGTGATACGGCTGATTACCGCACTGGCATCTCCGCGTTCGTGGCCAAGACCAAACCCGATTTCAAGGGTGAATAG
- a CDS encoding thiamine pyrophosphate-binding protein codes for MTTLRRGGEILVEALLRHGANRAFCVPGESYLAVLDALYDCRDRLTLHVCRHDGGAAYMAEAYGKLTGRPGLCFVTRGPGATNAAIAVHVARQDSTPMILFVGQVPRRHLGFEAFQEVDYAAFFGPIAKHVEQVDDASDIAEAVRRGFRLATTGRPGPVVIALPEDVLREEAQADDLVPAVPEPPRAPAPDALAAIRDALARARRPMVMIGGSVWTDPARADLVRFLDTSGLAACCSFRRQDVLDNDHPAYAGYLGLNADPRLFRRVGGADVLLVIGARLDEPTTQGFRLLDDARARALIHVYPSRAELGRVFTPTLAVECDIEPFVAALAALDITPGAGWAAQREEARAEYLESLRPAPAARDDFADLGRIMEELEESLPEDAIIALDAGNFTAWPQRYLTYKRPGRLLAPVNGAMGYGGPAAVSAALTRPDSLVIGVIGDGGMLMNGMELATAVQYGARPIFLVINNNMYGTIRLHQERAFPRRPIATDLVNPDFKALAESLGAFGVRVERTGDFGPAFRAARKSGKAALIEIVTDPDILTPNFTISGLQAASD; via the coding sequence TTGACCACGTTGCGCCGAGGGGGAGAGATTCTGGTGGAAGCCCTGCTTCGCCATGGCGCAAATCGGGCCTTCTGCGTGCCGGGCGAGAGCTATCTCGCCGTTCTCGACGCGCTTTATGACTGCCGGGACCGGCTGACGCTCCATGTATGCCGCCATGATGGCGGCGCGGCCTATATGGCGGAAGCCTATGGCAAGCTGACCGGCCGGCCAGGGCTCTGTTTCGTCACCCGTGGCCCAGGGGCGACGAACGCGGCCATTGCCGTTCATGTGGCGCGTCAGGACTCGACCCCAATGATCCTGTTCGTAGGACAGGTGCCGCGCCGCCATCTGGGCTTCGAAGCGTTTCAGGAGGTCGACTATGCGGCCTTCTTCGGCCCGATCGCCAAGCATGTGGAACAGGTGGACGATGCGTCGGATATTGCGGAGGCCGTCCGCCGCGGCTTTCGCCTTGCGACGACGGGTCGGCCGGGTCCGGTGGTGATTGCCCTGCCGGAAGACGTGCTGCGCGAAGAGGCGCAGGCGGATGACCTCGTCCCGGCTGTGCCCGAGCCGCCCCGCGCCCCCGCGCCGGACGCGCTGGCCGCAATCCGGGATGCGCTTGCGCGCGCAAGGCGCCCCATGGTCATGATCGGCGGTAGCGTCTGGACCGATCCGGCGCGGGCCGATCTCGTGCGTTTCCTCGATACAAGCGGACTTGCTGCCTGCTGTTCCTTTCGCCGGCAGGACGTTCTGGACAACGACCATCCGGCCTATGCCGGTTATCTGGGCCTCAATGCCGACCCCCGACTTTTTCGCCGCGTCGGCGGGGCCGACGTGCTGCTGGTGATCGGGGCGCGGCTCGACGAGCCGACCACACAGGGGTTTCGCCTTCTGGACGACGCGCGGGCGCGAGCTCTCATTCACGTCTATCCGAGCCGCGCGGAACTCGGCCGTGTCTTCACACCCACCCTCGCCGTCGAATGCGACATCGAACCATTCGTGGCCGCGCTCGCGGCGCTCGATATCACGCCGGGTGCGGGCTGGGCCGCGCAGCGCGAAGAGGCACGGGCCGAATATCTCGAAAGCCTCAGGCCGGCCCCGGCGGCGCGCGACGACTTCGCCGATCTTGGCCGGATCATGGAAGAGCTCGAAGAAAGTCTGCCCGAGGACGCGATCATCGCGCTGGATGCGGGGAACTTCACTGCATGGCCACAGCGTTATCTCACGTATAAACGACCGGGCAGGCTGCTGGCGCCGGTCAATGGCGCCATGGGCTACGGCGGGCCGGCCGCCGTCTCGGCGGCACTGACCCGGCCCGACAGTCTGGTGATCGGCGTGATCGGCGATGGCGGCATGCTGATGAACGGGATGGAACTGGCGACTGCGGTGCAATATGGTGCGAGACCGATTTTCCTCGTCATCAACAACAATATGTACGGCACCATCCGATTGCATCAGGAACGCGCCTTTCCCCGCCGTCCCATCGCCACCGATCTCGTCAATCCTGATTTCAAGGCGCTGGCCGAAAGTCTCGGCGCCTTCGGCGTGCGTGTCGAGCGGACAGGGGATTTCGGCCCCGCCTTCAGGGCCGCGCGGAAAAGCGGCAAGGCAGCGCTGATCGAAATCGTCACCGATCCCGATATCCTGACGCCAAACTTCACCATCTCCGGCCTTCAGGCCGCGTCGGATTGA
- a CDS encoding orotate phosphoribosyltransferase, with the protein MGTVADDRGARTARILLDIKAVNFKPDDPFTLTSGRLSPTYIDCRKIISYPAARRDVTAMAAALVREKIGATNLDVIAGGETAGIPFAAWIADALDLPMVYVRKKPKGFGRMAQIEGDLAEGARVLLVEDLATDGGSKIHFVKALRAAGAAVTHTFVVFHYGVFPESIGGLREIGVDLLALATWRDVIAEARRGGDFPETDLAKVEEFLADPVGWQDARQ; encoded by the coding sequence ATGGGCACCGTTGCAGATGACCGCGGCGCACGAACGGCGCGCATCCTCCTCGACATCAAGGCCGTCAACTTCAAGCCTGACGACCCGTTTACCCTGACCTCGGGCCGTCTCAGCCCGACCTATATCGATTGCCGCAAGATCATCTCCTATCCGGCGGCGCGGCGCGATGTAACGGCGATGGCGGCGGCGCTGGTCCGGGAGAAAATCGGCGCCACCAATCTTGACGTGATCGCCGGCGGCGAGACAGCGGGCATTCCCTTCGCCGCCTGGATCGCCGATGCGCTCGACCTGCCGATGGTCTATGTGCGCAAGAAGCCGAAGGGGTTTGGCCGAATGGCCCAGATCGAGGGTGATCTGGCGGAAGGCGCACGGGTGCTGCTGGTAGAGGATCTCGCAACCGACGGCGGCAGCAAGATCCATTTCGTCAAGGCGCTCCGCGCCGCCGGCGCGGCGGTAACGCACACGTTCGTGGTTTTCCATTACGGCGTCTTTCCCGAAAGCATCGGCGGACTGAGGGAGATCGGCGTCGATCTTCTGGCGCTGGCGACATGGCGGGATGTCATCGCCGAAGCCCGCAGGGGCGGTGACTTCCCCGAGACGGATCTCGCCAAGGTGGAGGAATTTCTGGCCGACCCGGTGGGCTGGCAGGACGCCCGGCAGTGA
- the hspQ gene encoding heat shock protein HspQ, with translation MSDFPFNPVTKARFHVGQIVHHALFGYRGVVFDVDAFFSGTDEWYDEMAKSRPPRDEPWYHVMVHDEGHTTYVAERNLEADTSGEEIFHPALDDEFAAYENGQYTPLFKPN, from the coding sequence ATGTCGGACTTCCCCTTCAATCCCGTCACGAAAGCCAGGTTCCACGTGGGGCAGATCGTCCATCACGCGCTGTTCGGATATCGCGGCGTGGTGTTCGATGTGGATGCCTTTTTTTCGGGCACCGACGAATGGTACGACGAAATGGCTAAATCCCGCCCCCCCAGGGACGAACCCTGGTACCACGTCATGGTACATGACGAAGGCCACACCACCTACGTGGCCGAACGCAATCTCGAGGCCGACACCTCGGGAGAGGAGATATTTCACCCGGCCCTCGACGACGAGTTCGCGGCTTATGAAAACGGGCAGTACACCCCGCTTTTCAAGCCCAACTAA
- the thiO gene encoding glycine oxidase ThiO, producing MIAIIGGGICGLSIGWRLAQAGRDVTVFERDKAGRAASWAAAGMLAANAEAEPGEERLLPLLRLGQEMWPGFARELTAATGEGVGYREDGILVVALDRDDHERLKFTYDYQRGLGLPVAWLSGREARELEPHLSRRVQAAMLSERDHQVDNRRVMEALEKVFRQAGGRLRENAAVDEILVENGRASGVRVAGEAVMVDQVILAAGAWSRKLPGLPENARPPVRPVKGQMLALEGAPDRPLISHIVWGPDVYLVPRDDGRLLIGATVEELDFSTTLTAGGMLDLLRAGWETLPGIHDLPLAESWAGLRPTSRDDAPVLGPGPLPGLVYATGHHRNGILLAPITAQGIAHFVLTGELLPEIQPFTIDRFAA from the coding sequence GAGCGCGACAAGGCGGGCCGCGCCGCGAGCTGGGCGGCCGCCGGCATGCTGGCGGCGAATGCCGAGGCGGAGCCGGGCGAAGAGCGCCTCCTGCCGTTGCTGCGTCTCGGCCAGGAGATGTGGCCCGGCTTCGCGCGCGAGCTGACGGCTGCGACGGGCGAGGGGGTCGGGTACCGGGAAGACGGAATCCTGGTCGTGGCGCTCGACCGGGATGACCACGAGCGGCTCAAATTCACTTACGATTATCAGCGCGGCCTGGGGCTTCCGGTTGCCTGGCTATCAGGCCGCGAGGCGCGTGAGCTCGAGCCGCACCTGTCGCGCCGGGTGCAGGCCGCCATGCTCAGCGAGCGCGATCATCAGGTCGATAACCGGCGGGTCATGGAAGCGCTGGAAAAGGTGTTCCGGCAGGCCGGAGGCCGGTTGCGCGAGAATGCGGCGGTGGACGAGATCCTGGTCGAGAATGGCCGCGCGTCGGGCGTGCGCGTCGCGGGTGAGGCCGTCATGGTCGATCAGGTCATCCTCGCCGCCGGTGCCTGGTCGCGCAAGCTGCCGGGCCTGCCCGAGAATGCCCGCCCGCCTGTCAGGCCGGTCAAGGGCCAGATGCTGGCGCTGGAGGGCGCGCCCGACCGGCCCCTGATCTCGCACATCGTCTGGGGGCCCGACGTATATCTGGTTCCCCGCGATGATGGGCGCCTCCTGATCGGCGCCACGGTTGAAGAACTCGATTTTAGTACTACCCTGACCGCGGGTGGCATGCTCGATCTGCTGCGCGCCGGCTGGGAAACCCTGCCAGGGATCCACGACCTGCCGCTCGCCGAAAGCTGGGCGGGGCTCAGGCCGACGAGCCGCGACGATGCGCCGGTGCTGGGGCCGGGTCCGCTGCCGGGGCTCGTCTACGCGACGGGCCATCACCGCAACGGCATCCTGCTGGCGCCGATCACCGCCCAGGGCATCGCCCATTTCGTCCTGACGGGAGAGCTTCTGCCCGAAATCCAGCCGTTCACGATCGATCGTTTTGCCGCCTGA
- a CDS encoding DMT family transporter: protein MSRSEVVPAPHSRAVLIALFVAMILIWGMNWPIMKIGLQSITPLWFAGLRFGLGALSILVLLLVTRRLVWPTRRDLAVVASVGLFQLAGYVGLVNLGLDLVGAARAAVLAYTTPLWVAPGALLFLGEKLDRWALAGLALGLLGLATLFNPLGFDWTDERFALGNGLILVGAFSWALAILHVRGHRWDSSPLQMMFWQMVLASLVLIPLARGLEGEMALAIDWSAELVVILLYNGPVATAFCFWVAVTVTRALPAVTSSLVFMGVPAVGMLGSALLLGETLAPSLLAGFALIVAGILFVTRRTGSRPSATTVPRQS, encoded by the coding sequence ATGTCCCGATCCGAAGTTGTGCCGGCGCCCCACAGCAGGGCGGTTCTGATCGCGCTTTTCGTCGCGATGATCCTGATCTGGGGCATGAACTGGCCGATCATGAAGATCGGGCTTCAGTCCATCACCCCGCTCTGGTTCGCCGGCCTTCGCTTCGGGCTGGGGGCGCTCAGCATCCTGGTGCTGCTTCTGGTCACGCGCCGGCTGGTCTGGCCGACCCGGCGTGACCTGGCGGTGGTCGCGAGTGTCGGCCTGTTTCAACTGGCGGGCTATGTGGGGCTGGTCAATCTCGGGCTTGATCTCGTGGGCGCGGCTCGCGCCGCCGTACTGGCCTATACGACACCGCTCTGGGTCGCGCCGGGGGCGCTCCTCTTTCTCGGCGAAAAGCTCGACCGGTGGGCCCTCGCGGGACTTGCCCTGGGGCTTCTGGGCCTGGCCACGCTGTTCAACCCTCTCGGCTTCGACTGGACGGATGAGAGGTTCGCGCTTGGTAACGGTTTGATCCTTGTCGGGGCGTTCTCCTGGGCGCTGGCGATCCTGCATGTGCGCGGTCATCGCTGGGACAGTTCACCCCTCCAGATGATGTTCTGGCAGATGGTGTTGGCCAGTCTCGTACTGATCCCGCTCGCCCGCGGGCTGGAAGGGGAGATGGCGCTGGCCATCGATTGGTCGGCCGAACTGGTGGTGATCCTCCTCTATAACGGCCCCGTTGCGACCGCATTCTGCTTCTGGGTTGCGGTCACCGTGACGCGGGCGCTGCCGGCGGTGACCTCCTCGCTGGTCTTCATGGGCGTGCCGGCGGTGGGCATGCTGGGATCGGCCCTGTTGCTGGGCGAGACCCTGGCCCCCTCGCTGCTCGCCGGCTTTGCCCTGATCGTCGCCGGAATCCTTTTCGTCACCCGCCGGACAGGTTCCCGGCCGTCTGCCACGACCGTCCCGCGCCAGAGCTGA
- the thiS gene encoding sulfur carrier protein ThiS, with protein MKENTSPLPTDATLLVNGDAVAFHGGTVGALLHQLGIAADRRGLAVAVNGTLVTRSDWDGARIEAGDRVEIVQPLAGG; from the coding sequence ATGAAAGAAAACACATCTCCCCTGCCCACGGATGCGACATTGCTGGTCAATGGTGACGCAGTGGCGTTTCACGGTGGTACCGTCGGCGCGCTGCTCCATCAACTTGGAATCGCGGCCGACCGGCGGGGGCTCGCCGTGGCTGTCAACGGGACCCTCGTCACCCGCTCGGACTGGGACGGCGCGCGAATCGAAGCGGGCGACCGTGTCGAAATCGTCCAGCCGCTGGCGGGCGGTTGA